The Fulvivirga ligni genome window below encodes:
- the katG gene encoding catalase/peroxidase HPI, with protein MDSYENKNGAGESPVWDTNDTSRCPFLNGGLHYTAGGGTKNRDWWPNQLNLQILHQNSHLSNPMDEGFNYAEAFKSLNLSAVKKDLTDLMTDSQEWWPADYGHYGPFFIRMAWHSAGTYRISDGRGGASSGSQRFAPLNSWPDNANLDKARLLLWPVKQKYGNKISWADLMVLAGNVALESMGFETFGFAGGREDVWEPEDDIYWGAETEWLGNKERYEEDKLENPLAASHMGLIYVNPEGPNGNPDPAAAAEHIRETFGRMAMNDEETVALIAGGHTFGKTHGAADPGEFVGLEPAGASIEEMGLGWKNTFNSGHSENTITSGLEGAWTTTPTKWSNNFFENLFGYEWELTKSPAGAHQWKPKDGAGAGLVPDAHDPSKKHAPFMLTTDLSLKVDPAYEKISRRFFENPDEFADAFAKAWYKLTHRDMGPLSRYLGPEVPSEELLWQDPLPEADYDTIDHKDIADLKAKILDSGLSVSELVSTAWASASTYRQSDKRGGANGGRIRLAPMKDWEANNPEQLAKVLKAYESIQESFNSQGGSKKVSIADLIVLGGGAAIEKAAKAAGHDLTVPFTPGRTDASQEQTDIESFSILEPNADGFRNFFRNQDHISASAEEMLIDRAQLMNLTAPEMTVLVGGLRSLGANYNGSKLGIFTDKPGTLSNDYFVNLLDMRTTWKKVSDDELEFEGTDRVSGSTKWTGSRVDLIFGSNSELRAISEVYACSDSKQKFVTDFVNAWTKVMNADRFDVK; from the coding sequence ATGGACAGCTATGAAAACAAAAACGGCGCCGGTGAAAGCCCGGTGTGGGATACCAATGACACCAGCAGATGCCCCTTTTTAAATGGTGGCCTACATTACACCGCTGGCGGTGGTACCAAAAACCGTGACTGGTGGCCAAACCAGCTCAACCTTCAAATCCTTCACCAGAACTCTCATTTATCCAACCCTATGGATGAAGGATTTAATTACGCAGAAGCTTTCAAAAGCCTGAACCTTTCGGCTGTAAAGAAAGATTTAACTGATCTAATGACAGACTCCCAGGAATGGTGGCCGGCTGATTATGGCCATTATGGTCCTTTCTTCATAAGAATGGCTTGGCACAGCGCAGGAACCTATCGTATCTCTGATGGCAGAGGTGGTGCCTCTTCAGGAAGCCAAAGATTTGCTCCATTAAATAGCTGGCCAGATAACGCCAACCTGGATAAAGCCAGACTTTTATTATGGCCTGTTAAGCAAAAATATGGCAATAAAATCTCTTGGGCCGATCTTATGGTATTAGCCGGTAACGTAGCCCTTGAATCTATGGGTTTTGAGACATTTGGATTTGCAGGTGGTCGTGAAGATGTATGGGAGCCTGAAGATGACATTTACTGGGGAGCTGAAACGGAATGGCTTGGCAACAAAGAACGCTATGAAGAAGATAAGCTGGAGAATCCGTTAGCTGCCTCTCATATGGGACTCATCTATGTGAACCCGGAAGGGCCGAATGGAAATCCTGATCCCGCAGCGGCAGCAGAACATATAAGAGAAACCTTTGGCCGTATGGCAATGAATGATGAAGAAACTGTTGCTCTTATTGCTGGAGGTCATACTTTCGGAAAAACGCACGGCGCAGCTGATCCTGGTGAATTTGTAGGCTTAGAGCCAGCCGGTGCCAGTATTGAAGAAATGGGCTTAGGCTGGAAAAACACTTTCAACTCAGGTCATAGCGAAAACACCATTACTAGTGGGTTAGAAGGGGCATGGACTACCACACCTACCAAATGGAGTAATAACTTCTTCGAGAACCTTTTTGGTTACGAATGGGAACTTACCAAAAGCCCAGCTGGTGCACACCAATGGAAACCTAAAGATGGAGCAGGAGCGGGGCTGGTACCTGATGCTCATGATCCTTCTAAAAAGCATGCACCTTTTATGCTTACCACAGACTTATCGCTTAAGGTGGATCCTGCCTATGAAAAGATTTCCAGAAGATTCTTCGAAAATCCTGATGAGTTTGCTGATGCTTTCGCGAAGGCATGGTACAAGCTTACACACAGAGACATGGGACCTTTGTCTAGATATTTAGGCCCTGAGGTTCCTTCCGAAGAACTTCTATGGCAAGATCCGCTTCCTGAAGCCGATTACGACACTATTGATCATAAGGATATTGCTGATCTAAAGGCCAAGATTTTAGACTCAGGTCTTTCGGTATCAGAATTGGTTTCTACTGCGTGGGCTTCTGCTTCCACTTATCGTCAGTCAGATAAGCGTGGTGGGGCTAATGGTGGTAGAATTAGATTGGCGCCTATGAAGGATTGGGAAGCTAACAATCCTGAGCAACTGGCTAAGGTGCTAAAAGCCTATGAAAGTATACAAGAATCATTTAATAGCCAGGGTGGAAGTAAAAAGGTATCTATAGCTGACTTGATCGTGCTTGGAGGTGGTGCGGCCATAGAGAAAGCAGCCAAAGCTGCCGGACACGATTTAACCGTTCCATTTACCCCAGGTAGAACCGATGCTAGTCAGGAGCAGACAGATATAGAGTCATTCTCTATATTAGAGCCTAACGCTGATGGTTTTAGAAACTTCTTTAGAAATCAAGATCACATCTCTGCCTCTGCTGAGGAAATGCTTATAGATCGTGCACAGCTCATGAATCTTACTGCACCTGAAATGACTGTACTAGTAGGTGGGTTAAGGTCATTAGGAGCTAATTATAATGGCTCTAAGCTGGGAATATTCACTGATAAGCCAGGTACTCTTAGCAATGATTACTTCGTGAATCTTCTGGATATGAGAACCACATGGAAAAAAGTCTCTGATGATGAATTAGAGTTTGAAGGTACAGATAGAGTATCTGGAAGTACCAAGTGGACTGGTTCAAGAGTAGATCTAATTTTTGGTTCTAACTCTGAGTTAAGAGCCATTTCTGAGGTATATGCCTGCAGCGACAGTAAGCAGAAGTTTGTTACTGACTTTGTAAACGCATGGACCAAAGTTATGAATGCAGACAGATTTGATGTAAAATAA
- a CDS encoding ABC transporter permease, translating to MLKNYIKIAFRSIVKQKTFSLINIIGLAFGLTCAILISLWVRDELAYDQFHEKGDRLFLTVSEIKIGDETSYWKAVPFALGPVLSEQINDIEQTCRKSSAVARLFSYEDKKIKPKGIYVDSTFLDLLSFPLIEGDKNTALDEPRSVVLTKSYAKALFGDASAINKMVELAEGESTIQYKVTGVLETIPQQSSFDFDFLIPFEPVNEYADNDWYNYDQSLIVLLRKDAEQAKVDKEIREFLKNYQLEYGDEYGRLHLFPLADLHLRSEISDGLQNATGRIEYVRMFSIVALVIILIAIMNFMNLATAKSGLRAKEVGIRKTSGAKRSMLIFQFISESVLLTTISTILAVTLADVSLPFFNQLVSKQLTIPYSDPLFISCVVGLSLFVGIIAGSYPAFYISAFQPITILKGANHKSSSFGGIRRMLVVLQFALSIILISSTIIIYQQIQYVMQKDLGIASNNLIEQPLYKATFHKESYLDEVRSLAGVAAATSTDQNPTHITSASWGVSWPGKPDKDSQFHVVQTDENFIEAFNLQLIEGKNFTSNPEDSTIQYIVNEAAIREMGLTDPIGQEITVWDDKAPIVGIIKDFHHQSLFSKIEPVILRLKRDYTYLGYIRLTGEDIPGTLESIKTIFEKYDQSYPFTYSFLDDELAKNYNEVATAGKLANIFSLAAILISCLGLFGLTAYMTEQRTKETGIRKVFGASVLSLTSMFSTDFLKLVIISFIIAIPVAYYFIQRWLEEFAYRIELSATPFIIAGLSAMLIALLTVSYNTIKAAIANPIDSLRQE from the coding sequence ATGTTAAAGAACTACATCAAAATAGCATTCAGAAGTATAGTTAAACAGAAGACATTTTCCTTAATCAATATTATTGGTTTGGCATTTGGACTTACTTGTGCCATTCTCATCTCATTATGGGTCAGAGATGAATTAGCCTATGATCAATTCCATGAGAAAGGGGACAGGCTATTCTTAACTGTATCAGAAATTAAAATAGGGGATGAAACCTCTTATTGGAAGGCAGTGCCATTTGCCCTAGGTCCGGTCTTATCCGAGCAAATAAATGACATAGAACAGACCTGCCGTAAATCATCGGCCGTAGCGCGGTTATTCAGCTATGAGGATAAAAAGATAAAGCCAAAAGGGATCTATGTAGATTCAACCTTTCTGGATCTTCTATCTTTCCCTCTTATAGAAGGTGATAAAAACACGGCATTGGATGAGCCTCGTAGTGTAGTTTTAACAAAATCATATGCTAAAGCGCTTTTTGGAGATGCATCCGCCATAAATAAAATGGTAGAACTGGCAGAGGGTGAAAGCACCATTCAATACAAAGTTACAGGTGTACTGGAAACCATTCCTCAACAAAGCTCTTTCGACTTCGACTTTCTTATTCCCTTTGAACCTGTCAACGAGTATGCTGACAATGATTGGTATAACTATGATCAGTCTTTAATAGTCTTATTGAGGAAGGATGCCGAGCAAGCTAAAGTGGATAAAGAAATCAGAGAATTTCTAAAAAACTATCAGCTTGAATATGGTGATGAATACGGTCGCCTGCATCTTTTCCCATTGGCTGACCTTCACTTAAGATCTGAAATCAGTGATGGTTTGCAAAATGCCACCGGAAGGATAGAATATGTAAGAATGTTCTCCATAGTGGCTTTAGTGATAATACTCATTGCCATCATGAACTTCATGAATCTTGCTACTGCCAAATCTGGTTTAAGAGCCAAAGAGGTTGGGATTAGGAAAACTTCTGGTGCTAAACGCAGTATGCTGATATTTCAATTTATAAGCGAATCTGTTCTACTTACCACTATCAGCACTATTCTGGCAGTAACATTAGCAGATGTATCGTTACCGTTCTTTAACCAGCTGGTGAGCAAGCAATTAACCATTCCGTATAGCGATCCTCTATTTATATCCTGCGTTGTAGGGCTTAGCCTTTTTGTAGGTATCATTGCCGGCAGTTATCCCGCTTTCTACATCTCCGCCTTTCAACCCATTACTATTCTAAAAGGGGCAAACCATAAGTCTAGTTCCTTTGGTGGCATTAGACGTATGTTGGTGGTGCTGCAGTTTGCATTATCCATCATATTAATCAGTAGCACCATCATCATCTACCAGCAGATACAATATGTGATGCAGAAAGATTTAGGCATAGCCAGCAATAACTTAATCGAACAACCTCTGTACAAGGCCACTTTTCACAAAGAGAGTTATTTGGATGAGGTGAGGTCGCTGGCAGGTGTGGCTGCCGCAACCTCTACAGATCAAAACCCTACACACATAACCAGTGCATCATGGGGTGTAAGTTGGCCAGGGAAACCAGATAAAGATTCACAGTTTCATGTGGTGCAAACTGATGAGAACTTTATAGAAGCCTTTAACTTACAATTAATCGAAGGTAAAAACTTCACCTCTAATCCTGAAGACAGCACCATTCAATATATCGTAAACGAGGCGGCCATAAGAGAAATGGGACTAACCGATCCCATAGGCCAGGAAATAACCGTTTGGGACGATAAAGCACCCATAGTGGGCATCATAAAAGACTTTCATCATCAAAGCCTTTTCAGCAAAATTGAACCGGTGATTCTACGATTAAAAAGAGACTACACCTATTTAGGCTACATAAGATTAACCGGAGAGGATATACCTGGCACCTTAGAAAGCATTAAGACCATTTTTGAAAAATACGACCAATCATATCCTTTTACGTATTCGTTTTTAGATGACGAGTTGGCTAAAAATTATAACGAAGTAGCCACCGCAGGAAAACTGGCCAACATATTTTCTTTAGCCGCAATTTTGATTTCATGTTTGGGGCTTTTCGGTCTCACTGCATATATGACGGAACAGCGTACCAAAGAGACAGGCATCAGAAAAGTATTCGGAGCTTCGGTATTGAGTCTTACTTCTATGTTTTCCACAGATTTCCTAAAGCTGGTCATTATATCCTTTATTATAGCCATCCCAGTGGCATACTACTTCATTCAACGATGGCTGGAGGAGTTTGCCTACCGTATAGAGTTAAGTGCAACTCCCTTTATCATAGCAGGTCTCAGTGCTATGCTCATAGCGCTACTCACCGTGAGTTACAATACCATAAAAGCAGCCATAGCTAATCCAATTGATTCACTTAGACAGGAGTAA
- a CDS encoding ABC transporter permease, producing the protein MLKNYLKIGLRNMLKGKAFSIINILGLAVGMAAFLLIIQYVRYEKSYENFHVNADNIYRVTVDLYDGDEYVTTDCETYGPLGPLLKDKWPEVQDYVRMFYYDAIEVKSGQDKFYESRVYFTDPSVFDIFSYEMLKGNKNEALNKPFQVVITSSIAQKYFGTDDVLGKSMNIDGQEYRVSGLMADVPPNTHLKFDILLSHSTLPQLWDWYEKFQWQGNNEYTYLLMQPGTDLEAFNQKLGKVADELEKVEDEKFTAGLIKDIHLYSHRTFEPEATGGAETVFFLLIIAFFIIAIAWVNYINLSTSRAISRAREVGVRKVLGSAKSQLVFQFLFESVLVNLFAVIIAFTMLQIALPYFRDISGQPIALNILSDYQFWLMLFGMFIIGSLLSGIYPAMVLSGFRPVSVLKGTLRNSSHGQWLRKALVVFQFGSTIFLIIGTSVVYLQINHLRSKDLGMDLSHTLTVRTPELLISDSLYNVKLQNARDQLLNYPNIQSIAFSESVPGISLHELSTTTGIKWVGNKTKEGNGFNYYIVRSNEDYIPTLGMEMVSGRNFDKATVYGGQILINEKAAEILGFESPEAAIGEKITYYWHNEPSTIIGVTKNYHQRSPKESMLPMLFPYRPVEGFMTLKVSGNDIRGTLSTIEDTWNALFPESVFDYFFLDQNYDQQYKADTQFGAVVTLFACLAIFIACLGLFGLSSFTITQRTKEVGIRKVLGASVAQIVTLLSKGIIILIIVADVVAIPIAYLVLSEWLAGYVTHINLSWWLFVIPLFFVVALAMFTVGFNTIRAAIANPVDSLKQE; encoded by the coding sequence ATGCTAAAGAACTACTTAAAAATAGGACTGAGGAATATGCTTAAAGGCAAGGCATTTTCCATCATCAATATTCTGGGGTTGGCTGTGGGTATGGCTGCCTTCTTATTGATCATTCAGTATGTGAGGTATGAAAAGAGCTATGAGAATTTCCATGTGAATGCTGATAACATTTATCGTGTTACTGTAGATCTGTATGATGGAGATGAATATGTCACTACTGACTGTGAGACATACGGACCATTAGGACCATTATTAAAGGACAAGTGGCCAGAGGTACAGGATTATGTGAGGATGTTCTATTATGATGCCATAGAAGTAAAATCAGGCCAGGATAAGTTTTATGAAAGTCGGGTATATTTTACCGATCCCTCAGTGTTTGACATATTCTCGTATGAGATGCTAAAAGGCAATAAAAACGAAGCCTTGAATAAGCCTTTTCAAGTGGTGATTACCAGCTCTATAGCTCAAAAATACTTTGGAACTGATGATGTTCTTGGCAAATCTATGAACATTGATGGCCAGGAATATAGGGTTTCCGGGCTCATGGCCGATGTTCCGCCTAACACCCATCTCAAATTCGATATCTTACTTTCACACAGCACTTTACCCCAACTTTGGGATTGGTATGAGAAGTTCCAGTGGCAGGGTAATAATGAATACACTTATCTACTCATGCAGCCAGGCACCGACCTGGAGGCCTTTAATCAAAAACTGGGGAAAGTGGCGGATGAATTGGAAAAAGTAGAAGATGAGAAATTCACAGCAGGCCTTATTAAAGATATTCATTTATACTCTCATAGAACATTTGAGCCCGAAGCCACCGGTGGGGCAGAAACAGTATTCTTTTTGCTTATCATCGCCTTTTTCATCATCGCCATAGCCTGGGTCAATTATATCAACTTATCCACCTCAAGGGCGATAAGCAGAGCACGCGAAGTAGGAGTGAGGAAGGTCTTAGGGTCTGCCAAGTCACAGCTGGTATTTCAATTTCTCTTCGAATCTGTTCTGGTGAACCTATTTGCCGTGATTATAGCTTTCACCATGTTGCAAATAGCACTTCCTTACTTCAGAGATATTTCCGGACAGCCTATCGCTCTAAATATATTATCTGATTATCAATTTTGGCTAATGTTGTTTGGCATGTTCATTATCGGCAGCCTGTTGTCAGGAATATATCCGGCCATGGTGCTATCAGGCTTTCGTCCGGTTTCAGTGTTAAAAGGAACCTTGAGAAATTCGAGTCATGGGCAGTGGCTGAGAAAAGCCTTGGTAGTATTTCAATTTGGCTCAACCATTTTTCTGATAATAGGGACCAGCGTAGTGTACTTGCAGATTAATCATCTGAGAAGCAAGGATCTGGGTATGGATCTAAGTCATACACTTACTGTTAGAACACCTGAATTACTTATCAGTGACTCTTTGTATAATGTAAAGCTGCAAAACGCCAGAGATCAACTCTTGAATTATCCTAATATTCAGAGTATCGCGTTCTCAGAATCGGTGCCAGGTATTAGTTTACATGAGCTTAGTACTACCACTGGTATAAAGTGGGTAGGTAATAAAACCAAAGAAGGTAATGGATTTAATTACTACATCGTAAGGTCTAATGAAGACTATATCCCAACACTGGGCATGGAAATGGTGAGCGGTCGTAACTTTGATAAAGCAACAGTATATGGCGGCCAAATATTAATTAATGAAAAGGCCGCTGAAATCTTAGGTTTTGAATCGCCAGAGGCGGCCATTGGAGAAAAAATTACTTACTACTGGCATAATGAGCCTTCTACCATCATAGGCGTGACCAAAAATTATCATCAACGATCTCCAAAAGAAAGCATGTTACCCATGCTATTCCCTTATCGGCCTGTAGAAGGTTTCATGACATTAAAGGTGAGTGGCAATGATATTAGAGGAACATTAAGCACCATTGAAGATACGTGGAACGCATTATTTCCAGAAAGTGTATTTGACTACTTCTTTTTGGATCAGAACTATGACCAACAATATAAAGCAGATACTCAGTTTGGCGCTGTAGTGACTCTGTTTGCATGCCTGGCCATTTTTATAGCTTGCCTGGGGTTATTCGGTCTTTCATCATTCACTATAACTCAGCGCACTAAAGAAGTAGGCATTAGAAAGGTGTTGGGTGCCTCGGTGGCTCAGATCGTTACCTTATTATCAAAAGGTATCATCATTCTGATAATAGTGGCCGACGTGGTGGCTATTCCAATAGCTTATCTGGTTTTGAGCGAATGGCTGGCTGGTTATGTCACTCACATAAATCTATCATGGTGGCTTTTCGTTATTCCACTGTTTTTTGTGGTCGCACTGGCTATGTTCACAGTTGGATTTAACACCATAAGAGCTGCCATTGCTAATCCTGTAGACTCTCTAAAACAAGAATGA
- a CDS encoding sigma-54-dependent transcriptional regulator — MKNKATILIIDDDEDVLITARMILRPFYQKVITESSPKNLESVLRKEHIDIIILDMNYKVGATTGNEGLYWLRQIKSIDPEIKVIMNTAYGDIQLAVECMKEGATDFLVKPWEKEKLIATVNTVYQLMNSEKKVVRLKESNKILHSDLTSHLGEMIGESEAIKEVFETIRKVAATDANVLILGENGTGKELVARAIHDLSKRKSEEFVKVDLGSLTGSLFESELFGHVKGAFTDAKTDKSGRFEIASGGSLFLDEIGNISLAHQAKLLSVLQNRQVLRVGSSKPTPIDIRLISATNKDISAMVNQESFREDLVYRINTIEISVPALRERKGDIGLLVKHFLALYGKKYDKGSLTINASQVNKLEQYSWPGNVRELQHATERAVIMSSGTELSADDFITKKSLVNVSKPESLNVEDVERQTIIQAVEKHKGNLTKAAKTLGFGRSTLYRKMQKYGL; from the coding sequence ATGAAAAATAAAGCCACGATTTTAATTATAGATGATGATGAGGATGTTTTAATAACGGCCCGAATGATTTTAAGGCCGTTTTATCAGAAAGTCATTACCGAAAGCAGTCCCAAAAATCTGGAGTCAGTACTCAGGAAAGAGCACATAGATATCATTATCCTGGATATGAATTATAAGGTGGGTGCAACTACTGGTAATGAAGGCTTGTACTGGCTAAGACAAATTAAGTCTATAGACCCTGAGATAAAAGTAATCATGAATACGGCCTATGGTGATATTCAGCTGGCGGTAGAGTGTATGAAAGAAGGGGCTACTGATTTTTTGGTTAAGCCTTGGGAAAAGGAAAAATTGATAGCTACAGTGAATACTGTCTATCAACTGATGAACTCTGAGAAGAAGGTAGTGCGCCTGAAGGAATCTAACAAAATACTTCATTCTGATCTCACAAGTCATCTAGGGGAAATGATTGGTGAATCTGAGGCCATTAAAGAAGTTTTCGAAACCATCAGGAAAGTGGCGGCTACTGATGCCAATGTACTTATTCTTGGTGAAAATGGTACCGGTAAAGAATTGGTAGCCAGGGCGATTCATGATTTATCCAAAAGAAAATCAGAAGAGTTCGTGAAAGTTGATTTAGGTTCTCTTACCGGCAGCTTGTTTGAATCTGAGTTGTTTGGGCATGTAAAAGGAGCCTTTACAGACGCAAAGACAGATAAGTCAGGTAGATTCGAAATAGCCAGCGGAGGCTCTTTGTTTCTGGATGAGATTGGTAATATATCTTTAGCGCACCAGGCTAAGCTTTTGTCTGTATTGCAAAACAGACAAGTACTGCGTGTAGGATCTTCAAAGCCTACTCCTATTGATATACGCCTCATATCGGCCACTAATAAAGATATCAGCGCGATGGTTAATCAAGAATCCTTTAGGGAAGATCTTGTGTATCGTATTAATACCATTGAAATATCAGTGCCAGCCTTAAGGGAAAGAAAGGGAGATATAGGATTATTGGTAAAGCATTTTCTGGCGCTATATGGCAAAAAGTATGATAAAGGATCACTGACCATCAATGCTTCTCAGGTAAATAAATTAGAACAATATTCATGGCCGGGTAATGTGCGTGAACTACAGCACGCCACCGAAAGAGCTGTGATTATGTCATCAGGTACAGAGCTATCTGCAGATGATTTCATTACTAAGAAAAGTTTGGTAAATGTTTCAAAACCTGAATCTCTTAATGTGGAAGATGTAGAGAGGCAGACAATTATTCAGGCGGTGGAAAAACACAAAGGCAATTTAACTAAAGCGGCCAAAACTTTAGGTTTTGGCCGTAGTACGTTATATCGTAAAATGCAAAAATACGGCTTATAA
- a CDS encoding glycosyltransferase family 4 protein, translating to MKHNYKSIFATFDPYPSYKGSAIHIEKVTEQLAGKFPDTLLVSLQKHTDKRFPEHLDHLECPIQEPNYLKRALKYSEWLDGVLDNQLSLQIGHFRDVWSGKPILERAHITSVFEVNGLPSIELVNRYPYIGNDTIEKIVRLEDECLQKSQLIVCPSQTIKQHLLKRHVLEDKIHVLPNGADLIPAYSRPDDMPDQYIVYFGALQPWQGVDVLVKAMQYLQDKPEIKLVICSSHKPKFSRPFYKLIGRLGLEDQIIWRYQLHKNDLHRIIQHAMCTVAPLTECERNLEQGCSPLKIFESMACKTPIIASDLPVIREILTPDEEVKLCRPGRPADVARCIRLLADYPDFREKLAQNAYAKFISNYTWEDISKRLSVIYDNIFKLTF from the coding sequence TTGAAGCACAACTATAAATCGATATTCGCCACCTTTGATCCTTACCCTTCTTATAAGGGCTCGGCCATACATATTGAAAAGGTCACAGAACAACTAGCAGGCAAATTCCCGGACACATTACTGGTGAGTCTACAAAAGCATACCGATAAAAGGTTTCCCGAGCATCTTGATCATCTGGAATGCCCGATACAAGAGCCTAATTACTTAAAGCGTGCCCTGAAATATTCCGAGTGGCTGGATGGCGTTTTGGACAATCAGCTTAGTCTTCAGATAGGTCACTTTCGAGATGTTTGGAGTGGCAAGCCGATATTAGAACGAGCTCATATTACCAGCGTGTTTGAGGTGAACGGTTTGCCTTCTATTGAGCTGGTTAACCGATACCCATATATAGGAAATGATACTATTGAGAAAATTGTCAGACTAGAGGATGAATGTCTTCAAAAAAGTCAGCTGATAGTTTGTCCTTCACAAACCATAAAGCAGCACTTGCTTAAAAGGCATGTTTTGGAAGATAAGATTCATGTGCTGCCCAATGGCGCTGATCTTATACCTGCTTACAGTAGGCCAGATGATATGCCGGATCAGTACATTGTTTATTTTGGTGCGCTTCAGCCCTGGCAAGGTGTAGATGTGCTAGTGAAAGCCATGCAATATCTTCAAGATAAGCCAGAGATAAAACTGGTGATTTGTTCATCGCATAAGCCTAAGTTCAGCCGTCCTTTTTACAAGTTGATAGGAAGGCTTGGGTTGGAAGATCAAATCATTTGGCGATATCAATTGCATAAGAATGATTTGCATAGGATCATCCAGCACGCCATGTGTACAGTGGCTCCCCTTACCGAGTGTGAGCGTAATTTGGAGCAAGGTTGCTCGCCATTGAAGATCTTTGAAAGCATGGCCTGCAAAACCCCAATAATTGCTTCTGATCTGCCAGTGATACGAGAAATACTCACGCCAGATGAGGAGGTGAAATTATGCCGGCCTGGCAGACCAGCTGATGTAGCCAGATGTATAAGATTGCTTGCTGACTACCCTGATTTCAGAGAGAAATTAGCCCAGAATGCTTATGCTAAATTTATTAGTAATTATACTTGGGAAGATATAAGTAAAAGATTGTCAGTGATTTACGACAATATTTTTAAACTTACTTTTTAA
- a CDS encoding glycosyltransferase family 4 protein, which translates to MSVILWLTDNYPPQRGGMAQSCDRIVDGLRRAGVQIEIIHFVNKEVKIRRQQQQNGGYTAIPYVNNEAHVLNITWNHIKTIGGIDSIVCFGGYLSMIGAPVFSQWLGVKLITLIRGNDLDAGIFTPRKRGILQDVLEASSQICAVSTDKVFKIQKWLKVDNVHFVPNSINMEEWRATDSELKFANDWKASNSNGKTVLGLFGQLKAKKGLDFFLEALRRTSWVETTHLLLIGETEEHLTDLLEQVGCSYTILPFHDRYELMKYYLCCDAMVIPSYYDGMPNVLLEAGALGVPVIASDVDGMADVISDGTDGLLFEAGNDDACKKALYQFFSMNKGERTEMGGKLKNTINTKYTLEDEINAYKNLML; encoded by the coding sequence ATGTCTGTGATTTTATGGTTGACTGACAACTATCCGCCCCAAAGAGGTGGAATGGCTCAGTCTTGTGATAGAATAGTTGATGGATTAAGAAGAGCTGGAGTGCAGATTGAGATCATCCATTTTGTGAATAAGGAGGTCAAGATAAGAAGGCAACAGCAGCAGAATGGTGGATATACTGCTATACCCTATGTTAATAACGAAGCTCATGTGCTGAACATCACCTGGAATCATATTAAAACTATTGGAGGAATAGACTCAATAGTCTGCTTTGGCGGCTATTTATCTATGATTGGGGCTCCCGTGTTTAGTCAATGGCTTGGTGTAAAGCTGATTACTCTAATTAGGGGAAATGATTTGGATGCCGGGATTTTCACACCAAGAAAAAGAGGGATTCTCCAGGATGTTTTGGAGGCTTCATCACAAATATGTGCAGTAAGCACTGACAAGGTGTTTAAGATTCAGAAGTGGCTAAAGGTTGATAACGTTCACTTTGTTCCTAACAGCATTAATATGGAGGAATGGCGGGCTACCGACAGCGAATTGAAGTTTGCTAATGATTGGAAGGCTTCAAACTCTAATGGAAAGACGGTGCTGGGATTGTTTGGTCAATTAAAAGCAAAAAAAGGGCTGGACTTCTTTCTTGAAGCATTGAGAAGAACCAGTTGGGTTGAAACCACACACTTGCTCTTGATAGGCGAAACCGAGGAGCATTTAACTGACTTGCTTGAGCAGGTAGGCTGCAGCTATACCATATTGCCATTCCATGATAGGTATGAGCTTATGAAATATTATTTGTGCTGCGATGCTATGGTAATTCCCTCCTATTATGATGGAATGCCTAATGTATTACTTGAAGCAGGTGCATTAGGAGTGCCGGTAATAGCCTCTGATGTAGATGGGATGGCTGATGTAATTAGTGATGGCACCGATGGTCTGTTATTCGAGGCTGGCAATGATGATGCATGTAAAAAAGCCCTGTATCAATTCTTCTCAATGAATAAGGGAGAAAGAACTGAAATGGGTGGAAAACTTAAAAATACAATTAACACCAAATATACTCTTGAAGATGAAATCAATGCTTATAAAAACCTTATGCTATAG